The nucleotide sequence gaaatcgATATCTACTATGATTTCAAAAAAAGCAAGTTTTAATACTTTACCTGAGTTTACCtattttatgatttatatttttgaaattttcttttaaagtactattttagtattatgcaatttaataattctacttATTTACAGAAACAACTACTACGACTACTACTGCACAaccataatattttaataaaaggaTAACAAGAAATAAACAAATCAAGCAAAACAGgattatgttattaaaaatattatattaggccaattgtattattaaataaaaataaagcattattataaatatgaatcagttttataattttcagtaCCTTTATGAGACAATTATATATAAACCTGATACATTTGTACATACATCAAaatctattttaaatttaacattgTTAACATTAATATATAAAGTATATGTGTAAAGATTCGTATCATGAAATGTTTCAGTATATTTATACTTCGACAACTGTAACATACACATGTATTATGTTGAATAACAATGGCAGTGTATTGAATTACTTATAATTACCATATACTTTATCTTTACGAGTAACTTAACTCTAACAGTTACATTACATTtgctaaatatataaaatagtattgTTCAATAACTATACGTTTATGATTATGTGGATTGAGGATGAACTGTTAAGGTGTTGATCAttcaaaaaacaaatttttatgttaccagccataaaaattattttttattttgtctttTTTCTAAACCTGCACTAATTGGCCTAGATAACTGTGCACAGTAGGACGATTTTCTTAGAAAAGATAAATTACAACGAAAAATTCTATTGCtccttaaaattttaatttttaacaattaatatgtATTGTATAATCTGAATTATTTTgtcaacaaaaatattcatagtACTTCcacaaaaaatgtttatttatctCATACACtacataatattttactttgaatataaatttttatattcacaatAGAAAGTGATTTTGTGTAAAATAACTCTTTTCAATGAATGTTTGTTGAACTTAAATATGTTGCTTCAAAGTTGATAATTAGAaactacaattatttttatatcaaactGATATTTTAGAAGTTACTtacttttttcaataaaaagatTTATCTTTTGACATGAATAATTTTTTTGGTTTTAGTTAAatccaacaaataaaaatacatgaaTTTTTTAGTAAAAAGATGTTTAAACTTATATAATAAAGtaaatcaattaatttaattttcctaTAACTTAAAATTTTCTATAACAAAGTTTGGTAAATCTTTTTCTTACTGTAAGTTATAGAATTTCCAgtgttgtattttatttaacatttccaCCAATTTTAATAACGATATAATTAGTCTTTCAAAAGATAACAAAATATCCAAAAATATACACTATTGTCCCACTGTGTACTACACACAAACAAACATTACTTTTAAAACCATCAAGTTCCATCTATATACCGAATAAATAGTAAATGTTTAAATGGAACTCCTTTGTTggttgtatatgtatgtatttatatttttaaagttataATATATCTTGTGTTTATGTTtacattattatcaaaatttatgttACTATCTTATAACTATGTATTGCAGATCATTTAATTCATAATGGAAATAGTAAGAGTGTttcataaataacaattataatcTGTGTAAATGTTTGTACATTTCTTATTACAACTAATTACCTAAAAGGAAAGATATGTATAGGCCAAATCAAGTATGTTTGTATGTATAATAGCATTAACTTCAATTAAAACAAGTATATATTATCTCTAATACTCTTACATAcaaaatttgctttattaaatatatctacatattttaacatcaaaatatttataaaataaattgatctATTATAATATATCTTAATGCgacaatataaaatgtatagCAAAAGTATCAAGATAGATCATtataattaagtaattttaaataaagagaacatcgtttttaaaattatatatacatatatatgtatatattcctATAATGTAAATGTTATTCATTATGATTAAAAcaaactatattttttaaaaatataaataatgtctTTAAAATTCTACTTTTATATGAAGTCTTTCCAATTTAAATGTTATTCAGAGtaattttcaggttttcagtaactttattaaaattcaataatgaCATTGAACTGTCATAAAATACCAATATTACTTATTTGTTAATGTCTGCACTTTTATCACAGTATCTTTTTATAATTCTGAGTTcacttattaataaataaaaagcttaattttaatttcaatagaaaaatatagtcaaaattttaattcagtaattttcagAAGAAAGAAATATGTAACAAAAGTAACAAGTAACAAAAAAGTTTATATGATGTCTgtaactttaaatttaaatattgtatagcATACACAACAGATACAAAAGAAATGGATTTCTGAATGAATATACAAGTGCATTATTTCTTTTGTGTTTTTTGTTGTGATATTTTACAtttctgtaaataatattttacaaaatattaaataacaagttTCAAAAATAAACATTATAACGTAATATCTTCCAGACTTAACTAAGGACAGTAATGTTTTCTATATAATTACACAGAACTTTACAGCtttaaaatatgtgaaatttatcattttttcattacATGTGTAATaggatacattatttatttttttaataaatgagtAAGATCTTTGTTTTGTTTTTGTAACATTATATCTGTTTTTTCTGCTTTATCTgttatattatcaattaaatCATTTTGTAAATCTATTTCTTCTGATAATCCTATCGCTAAGCCTTTCAATCTAGCTAATGAACCACTCATTTCATCTAAATTCTTTTCTAAAATCTTGCTTACATTACTACTGGGTGAATTAGTACCTTCGTATTCATCATCCAGGCCACGTAACTTTAACATAGGACTTGTACTAGCTATATTAGTCTGTACTTGTTCCAAAGAATTAGATAAAGCAGGTGATGCCATAGATTCAGAGCTAGAAGATTCTGATAATATAGTAGATGGTATAGGCGCATCCAACGATTTACCACTAAGGTAGTTTTTAAGGCTTCCAAATACGCTTTTTATTCCTTGAATATGTTTCTGACTAAATCTTAATGTACTATTGATATCGTCCAATCTCTTTTCTGTTCTTTCTAATTGCTCTCTTTGTCTAATCAGTTCCTGAAATAAgatcattaatatttatatataaacatttataaaacagTTCCATTAATACAGTTGAATTGCTCAGTATGCTCAGAcaagttttataaaaacattTCATTATTCACCAAAAGTAAATGAAAACAACTTTAATTTAGCTGGTGTCCTATTCCaagaaatgtattaaaatatgaCACATAACAAAAGATTACTTTAATTGGTAGTTATTATCGCAATTAAATAGTGATTTTTGAAATTACCTCAGCAGTGGCAGCTCCAATCTGTTCGGAATCTCTGAGCAGCGAAATAGATCTTTCTGACGAATGTATTGTCCGTTCTTCTATCTCCTTCTTCCTTTGAAGTAATTGTTGATGCTTTTGTTCCAGatcattatcaaaattattataatgattGAAACTATGACCAGAGGACCTTGGAGGTGCACTATTTAGAAATGTTTCATCGTCGATATCATCTTCGAGAGAAAAAAATGGATTTTTTGGATCACTTAAATAGTTTTGACTGGCCATCTTTTAGTATACTTCGcgcttaacaatttttatatcaaaacTGTTACAAAGCCGAATTATATCGCCTTACGCTTCGACATTCGTAGATATACTGGGGACCGATTGGCTTGggggaaaatggcgacgttTTCACCAGTCGCTACAATGTTTAAAAGTTGGATACATTATATCTATTCTATTCGAAACACTCGTAATTGCACGAGTTTGCATTTTCTCTGCGCACATTAAATTGAGTTTAGTTCTACGTGTTTTATGATCTATGGTAACACGCATGCGCTTTTTATAGCAGTCATGATGTTAGAAATATATACAGTGGATAaagagttttatattttttatataatttttatagtagtatattacactcattgtacAAAATATCTTCTTTTATATTTAGCAGTAGGAGGtgagaattaataaaattaaattgataaattaatattgtttcaaAAGGCTTTAAGAACGTAGAATCATGAAATTTTCTGTCTGCTGGGTATATATCCATTTGGTATTAGGATCATTTTAACTGCGCTCATACATTATTATAGATGCGCAACATGCGCAATAAGAACGAAATTTCGTCTAGCTAATTCCTTTGTTCGTGGAATAGGATAATTTTATTTGGCGCGATTTTCTAACTTTCATTTTTGGTAATTCATTTCAAAAATCAATttctttgttataaaatttcaatggaaatgaaatttattattaattaacatttaaagaaaagataaaaatattaactgtgCAGTTACTTTCATGTATGTTATTCAATCACATTTTTTATCGGCCGCATTCAAGCACAGCTGGTAAAACAGTTTCTACGCAGCCgtaaatgatattaaaaatgacAGGTAAGGTGCTGCCACCAAGtgtcgaaatatttaaataaatctcCTGTCTGCTTTTCAAACTTCTCAGTAAGCGCATATCGATTCTAGCGCGTGAAAGTAACCGTCGGCTTCGCGTGAGCGTTCTACCAGCAACTGCTTTTTCGTTTAAAATaatctattattatttataacaattgaCATGGAATCAGCAATTGGGCATCTTGAACAAAGTGtaagtattatttttaaattattttcaaaatttatatgacAAATACCCATTCATAATCTTAGCGAATTTCATACttggttaatttttaaatgtcaaaCGCTATTCTTTGAcggataatatttaataatttttaaattttttaatgttacagGTTCAAAAGGCGGACGGAAAATTAGATATGATTGCTTGGCAAATTGACGCTTttgaaaaagaatttgaagatccaGAGAATGAGGTATGTTTTGATTAAAACGTTACTCGGaagtaaaatgtaaataaacatTCTTTGTGTTTCATTCATTTAAAGCAATTTAATTGAGAATAttagttactattattatttctcagtgttgattatttaaatgtcaaatatttatttgtaaaaaagaaaaattataagtttatttatttggtgAATTTATGTTTCTTACATCCTTCTGATGACATCCTTTGGATTCTTAGTTTTATGTTGTTTTTTGTTTTACTTTTAACAGATTTCTGTGATTCGTCTGTTACGGTCTGTTCATCAAGTTACAAAAGATTATCAAACTCTTCGTGAAGAAATATTGGAGGTTCAACAATTACAAAAGCAACTTTCAGAATCTCTCAAAGCGCAATTAATTCAGGTGCATGGTCATTTTAATTTGCTGCGTAATAAAATAGTAGGACAGAACAAAAATCCACAGTTAAAATAAAACCAGAATgcttcataattttttttatgtatcattaatttatttttgtagttcttaaaatattttgcaatcaGTAATGATTTGCAGTTACATAAATtaaagagattaaaaatttattaacaaatattaatcttGTTAAAAGAAGAAATAGGTATTAGTAATCTTGATtaaagaacaattttttttactttcttaCTTAATACAAAAAGCTTCCTTAATTTTAAATGCTTTTAATTGCAATAATTTAGTAGTCAGACttagtttattttataatgcaataataaccataagttacatatttgcaaaaaatatttagTTTAATAGCAATAAAATCATTATAACTTTAAATATAGATTTTCCTACAGTCTAAAGGCAACTAAtgctattatatttttcaaGGTTTCGTCACATTATATTATAAGGATTGCAAATTTAATAGATAACAAAACATGTGacagtaattttgtaaattatttttgtctctATTTGAAAACAGCTAATTGATCTTACTTGCAGAACAATatatttatcattattaatctGGTTTCGCTATTGGtatgatttatttttcaattttggtacATACTTGGTTCATGAATAGCATAAATAGGGATCAAcagatataattaataaataatttatttgactTCCTCCATAAGTGCGATATTTGGGGCCAATCTATATGCTTGTATGTCCACATGAAATGGGAGGGCAAGTAAGGTTTAATGAGAAATAAGTTCAgtacagaaataaattatttataatttttatttaccagtaatttagaagtttcttcaaatatattgagaagttattttaaaattatataaaaatcagaATAATTTTAGTGCTCAAATAATCATCACTGATTAATTAAATCTAGATTCaaataacattttcaaatatttcatttatgtaGAATATATGATTACAGTACCAAATAgagtacataaataattttctgttgCCCTATTGTATgggttaatatacatataacagcTGAATATGTACTTATCTATAATAGTAATATACTGAGTGACATTATGATAATATCTGTTTAAAAGAAGTTttattgattaaattttatgatgatgatttttaaaaagtacatatatgtattataatctTTATTCAGCGTAATTCATTAGTAGACTTCTATGTTTCAtgcagttaaattaaattaatgagtAAAGAAAAGTCAAACTTTTGGATAAATGAAAGCTTAAATATGTTTCTAATAGTATTTAATTGCCATAAAGATCGTACTTTTCATCTActaaatattatgcaaattgcaTTAGAATAATTACCTTATACATAGATGAAATATATTAGTGCTTACAAAACCATTTTCACttcaacaataattttattaactctTACATTCAATCTGTATAACTGACATTATTCTTTACAATCAGTAATCTCAATTCTAGTATTTTAAACAATGACTTATGTATACAGAAGCAAACATTGTTATAATTATAAAGTTTTCTGTCTACCagataaattttattgtatgtacGTACATGTGTAAAGTAGCAAAAAATGGCAGGCATATTTTATGACATAAGGGTAAATGTGCCAAAAGTGGCATAAATTAGAGTACCAAAAATAATATTGCCTTAAGACACAGGAGTGCATTTAACAAGCTATGTAAACTATGTTGGAGTTATACTCtagtataatatatatactatataagtTGAGAAGTCTGTTATTTAATAATGTGCGTGTCAAGCAACATGCTTTAAATTGGTCAATTACGTGCATTTCAAGAAAATGTTTTTTTGACTCtgaatcatttaaaaatacatttatacCATTCACATATAACATATTTAGTTTACCAGTGTATTTGTACATTAAAGCTTTTAAACTGATTTTTGCATTTATATTGAATCAATGAAAGGAAGTCAGAATCAAAACTTGCTAAATGTATATTCTCAGACTTACTCCTTTATTTTTTCACCTGTTCTATTTTTCACGAAACAGGTAGAAGCAGAAAGGTAAATGTTCGTGCGGCATTTTCTTGAACGGAGTAACTGAGTTTCATAATCGTAAAGCGGTTAGATATTTTCTTCGAACTTGAAGTTCAATTACCTATTAAATGTAATCACTCTTCACGAGATACTCCTTTAAGTCAATACTAATAATTCaggaaagaaaatatttgtgaTACTCAGTGACTCACACGTTTATTAGAGCTAATTTATATCTCAGCTAAAAGGTCGTGTAGAATGAACGAGACACAGTTTTGAACAATCGCATAAAATGTGTCGTtaactgaaaatataaattagctCGTAGATTGACCTCTAGCCTTTATCTAAGCAATTAGATCTGATCTATATGAAACTGTATCGACGCATAcaatacatgtacatgtatggTAGTGACGTCAGTCACAGTCACGTgtacttatttttttattgcagCAATATACTCGTGCCATTCAACAAAGGCACCTGCTTTTTGAATAAACTCTTTTTATAGGGCACAAGAGCGTACtgttatgtaaatttttatacataacaTCGTCCGTAATTGCATGAACCACTGCGAATCTTAAATTTCACTCGTGCAGACTTTTTCtgagttaatattttttaaagataTTCTATCGTTTAAacagtaaattattattaatcgttcTCCTTGATTATTACCATAAATTTGATCGGAGACGAAATTTTGTAGCCTCACATTTTGTAGATTATTAAAAGATTAATAAGTTAGCAAATAACTTGCTAGTTCGTcttgaaaattattagaatattcGATCTCGAAT is from Megachile rotundata isolate GNS110a chromosome 2, iyMegRotu1, whole genome shotgun sequence and encodes:
- the Snap29 gene encoding synaptosomal-associated protein 29kDa, producing the protein MASQNYLSDPKNPFFSLEDDIDDETFLNSAPPRSSGHSFNHYNNFDNDLEQKHQQLLQRKKEIEERTIHSSERSISLLRDSEQIGAATAEELIRQREQLERTEKRLDDINSTLRFSQKHIQGIKSVFGSLKNYLSGKSLDAPIPSTILSESSSSESMASPALSNSLEQVQTNIASTSPMLKLRGLDDEYEGTNSPSSNVSKILEKNLDEMSGSLARLKGLAIGLSEEIDLQNDLIDNITDKAEKTDIMLQKQNKDLTHLLKK
- the LOC100876317 gene encoding uncharacterized protein LOC100876317, whose protein sequence is MESAIGHLEQSVQKADGKLDMIAWQIDAFEKEFEDPENEISVIRLLRSVHQVTKDYQTLREEILEVQQLQKQLSESLKAQLIQVHGHFNLLRNKIVGQNKNPQLK